From the genome of Delphinus delphis chromosome 8, mDelDel1.2, whole genome shotgun sequence, one region includes:
- the RPUSD4 gene encoding pseudouridylate synthase RPUSD4, mitochondrial produces the protein MAAPSCSALGVWVRGSWQRLGDLFTFVSKPLCSAAAASRPLDAQRLAERLRAQKQEQKTKKPVPTNPVQRRVQELLRFTEQLQRVHPNVLAKALSRGLIHQDKDLVVINKPYGLPVHGGPGVRLCISDVLPVLAKMLHGHKAEPLHLCHRLDKETTGVMVLAWEKDVAHQVQELFRTRQVTKKYWAITMRVPVPSAGVVDIPIIEKEVQGQERHHKMTLSPSYCMDNGKMVRVRPSRNAHLAVTQYRVLSSTLSSALLELQPVTGIKHQLRVHLSFGLDCPILGDHKYSDWNRLAPQKLSACILKKLGLRQSKARHIPLHLHACQLTLPALQAGKEELNLVCKPPRYFVHSLRRLGLKMPSRDQNGDEEATHSGAQ, from the exons ATGGCGGCTCCTAGCTGTAGTGCGCTTGGCGTCTGGGTCCGGGGTTCCTGGCAGCGTCTGGGGGATCTCTTCACTTTCGTCTCAAAGCCACTTTGTTCCGCTGCTGCTGCCTCTCGGCCCCTGGATGCCCAGCGATTAGCGGAGAGGCTTCGAGCCCAGAAACAGGAACAAAAGACGAAGAAGCCG GTGCCCACAAACCCTGTTCAAAGGAGAGTGCAAGAACTACTGCGGTTCACAGAGCAGCTGCAGCGCGTCCACCCCAACGTGCTTGCTAAGGCGCTGAGCCGAGGACTTATCCACCAGGACAAGGACCTTGTGGTCATCAATAAGCCCTACGGTCTCCCTGTGCATG GTGGCCCTGGGGTCCGGCTTTGCATCAGTGATGTACTGCCTGTCCTGGCGAAGATGCTTCACGGCCACAAGGCAGAGCCCTTGCATCTGTGCCATCGGCTGGACAAGGAAACTACAGGCGTAATGGTGTTGGCTTGGGAAAAAGACGTGGCGCATCAAGTCCAAGAGTTGTTTAGAACCCGTCAGGTGACAAAGAAGTACTG GGCCATCACGATGCGCGTCCCGGTGCCCTCAGCGGGAGTCGTGGACATTCCCATCATTGAGAAGGAGGTGCAGGGCCAGGAACGACACCACAAG ATGACGCTGTCCCCGAGCTACTGCATGGACAATGGGAAGATGGTGAGGGTACGGCCCAGCAGGAACGCACACCTGGCTGTGACTCAGTACCGGGTGCTGAGCAGCACCCTCTCCTCCGCCCTCTTGGAGCTCCAGCCTGTTACCG gaataaaacatCAGCTTCGAGTTCACCTGTCTTTTGGATTGGATTGCCCGATCCTTGGTGACCACAAGTACTCAGACTGGAACAGGCTGGCCCCCCAG AAGCTGTCCGCCTGCATCCTGAAGAAGCTGGGGCTGCGGCAGTCCAAGGCCCGTCACATCCCCCTTCACCTGCATGCCTGCCAGCTGACTCTGCCTGCCCTGCAGGCCGGGAAGGAGGAACTCAACTTGGTCTGCAAGCCTCCTCGATATTTTGTCCATTCCCTGCGCCGTCTGGGCTTAAAGATGCCGAGTCGGGATCAAAATGGGGACGAGGAAGCCACACACTCAGGAGCTCAGTGA